A region from the Acinonyx jubatus isolate Ajub_Pintada_27869175 chromosome C2, VMU_Ajub_asm_v1.0, whole genome shotgun sequence genome encodes:
- the LOC128315297 gene encoding proline-rich protein 23A-like produces MGSRPRSPSAYPAPCPGPSTGGPGPAKRRRTEELAGLEGLEGPPAAGALTSVVVLATGCALQMSLDDVDLVLEPEPTSVLQVSVEELTLLLVPEALLRSGEQGHSLVGLEPGAFLGAPGHNIAVEQGFFRASVPQMAPQEEAYEEDADPAFLPPRMDPAAGSVAGLRPCAGSVTNPYRVGQVPEPRSWAPTPSPERRSSFRYFNLDVHLLEPFPNSPLQPLPPSPSPGPHARPQRPPGPSRKARRRLFQE; encoded by the coding sequence ATGGGCAGCCGGCCCCGCAGCCCCAGCGCCTACCCTGCGCCCTGTCCCGGACCGTCGACCGGAGGACCCGGCCCCGCCAAGCGCAGACGAACCGAGGAGCTTGCAGGCCTGGAAGGCCTGGAGGGGCCCCCGGCCGCCGGTGCCCTCACCTCGGTGGTGGTCCTGGCCACGGGATGTGCCCTGCAGATGTCCCTGGACGACGTCGACCTGGTGCTGGAGCCCGAGCCCACGTCGGTCCTGCAAGTGTCCGTCGAAGAGCTCACCCTGCTGCTGGTCCCCGAGGCCCTCCTGCGCTCAGGAGAGCAGGGCCACTCGCTCGTCGGCCTGGAACCCGGCGCTTTTCTGGGCGCGCCCGGGCACAACATCGCCGTCGAGCAAGGATTCTTCCGCGCATCTGTCCCACAGATGGCCCCCCAAGAAGAGGCCTATGAGGAAGACGCGGACCCCGCGTTCCTGCCCCCTCGGATGGACCCTGCAGCCGGCTCCGTCGCTGGGCTCCGCCCCTGCGCGGGAAGCGTGACCAACCCCTACCGTGTGGGCCAGGTACCAGAGCCCCGGTCTTGGGCCCCCACTCCTAGTCCAGAGAGACGCTCTTCTTTCCGCTACTTCAACCTGGACGTCCACCTTCTGGAACCCTTCCCCAACTCGCCACTCCAACCTCTACCTCCCTCTCCGAGTCCAGGCCCCCATGCGCGCCCCCAGCGCCCTCCGGGTCCTTCTCGCAAGGCCCGGAGACGCCTGTTCCAGGAATGA